The proteins below are encoded in one region of Candidatus Dormiibacterota bacterium:
- the hslV gene encoding ATP-dependent protease subunit HslV — protein MSAARPHATTIVAVKRGGQVAIAGDGQVTVGDVVMKHRAGKVRRLFHDEIIVGFAGAVADAFTLFDKFEQQLEKHQGNLLRAAVGLSREWRTDRYLRHLEAMLLVANSSQLLLLSGDGEIIEPDDDVAAIGSGGPYAHAAARALVQNTELTAPEVARRALEIAASLCIYTNDHITVQTLDTIDEAPAGTAGEKTAAESLP, from the coding sequence ATGAGCGCTGCGCGGCCGCATGCGACCACCATCGTGGCGGTCAAGCGGGGAGGCCAGGTGGCCATCGCCGGCGACGGTCAGGTGACCGTCGGCGACGTCGTGATGAAGCACCGCGCCGGCAAGGTGCGGCGGCTCTTCCACGACGAGATCATCGTGGGCTTCGCCGGCGCTGTCGCCGACGCGTTCACCCTGTTCGACAAGTTCGAGCAGCAGCTCGAGAAGCACCAGGGCAACCTCCTGCGCGCCGCCGTCGGGCTCAGCCGGGAGTGGCGCACCGACCGCTACCTGCGCCACCTCGAGGCGATGCTGCTGGTCGCCAACTCCTCTCAGCTGCTCCTGCTGAGCGGCGATGGTGAGATCATCGAGCCAGACGACGACGTCGCCGCCATCGGCAGCGGCGGGCCGTACGCCCACGCCGCGGCCCGCGCGCTGGTGCAGAACACCGAGCTGACCGCCCCCGAGGTGGCCCGGCGCGCCCTGGAGATCGCGGCCAGCCTCTGCATCTACACCAACGACCACATCACCGTGCAGACCCTCGACACCATCGACGAGGCCCCCGCGGGCACCGCCGGCGAGAAGACGGCTGCGGAGAGCCTTCCATGA
- the dprA gene encoding DNA-processing protein DprA — MNGCRRVARGGPGWPVPLEHLATPPAELWVRGTLWPPPAAAVAVVGARAATLTGLEVARELGRELATAGVLVISGLARGIDAAAHRGALEAGGPTLAVLGCGVDLCYPPGHERLLEAVCGAGAVISEDPPGTGPVAWRFPRRNRLIAALALGVVVVEAGERSGALSTARHAADLGREVLAVPGSVRSAQSRGTNRLIRVGATPLLELEDLAGALPELPLASPRRLATGPAAPPDDPVLRALLELVGSDPVHPDQLAEATRAGAAEIAVRLCALELGGWVRSLPGGGVSRVGGR, encoded by the coding sequence GTGAACGGCTGCCGGCGGGTGGCGCGCGGCGGCCCCGGCTGGCCGGTCCCGCTCGAGCACCTCGCCACCCCCCCCGCGGAGCTCTGGGTGCGGGGCACGCTCTGGCCGCCCCCCGCCGCCGCGGTCGCGGTGGTCGGGGCGCGGGCGGCCACCCTGACCGGCCTGGAGGTGGCGCGCGAGCTGGGACGCGAGCTCGCCACCGCCGGGGTGCTGGTGATCAGCGGGCTGGCCCGGGGCATCGACGCCGCCGCCCATCGCGGCGCCCTCGAGGCGGGCGGTCCCACCCTCGCCGTGCTCGGCTGTGGCGTCGACCTCTGCTATCCGCCCGGCCACGAGCGGCTGCTGGAGGCGGTCTGCGGCGCCGGCGCGGTGATCTCCGAGGACCCTCCGGGCACCGGGCCGGTCGCCTGGCGTTTCCCGCGTCGCAACCGGCTGATCGCCGCCCTCGCCCTCGGCGTGGTGGTGGTGGAGGCGGGCGAGCGCAGCGGGGCGCTGAGCACCGCCCGCCACGCCGCCGACCTGGGGCGGGAGGTCCTGGCCGTCCCGGGGTCGGTCCGCAGCGCGCAGAGTCGCGGCACCAACCGGCTGATCCGGGTCGGCGCGACTCCCCTGCTCGAGCTCGAGGACCTCGCCGGGGCGCTCCCGGAGCTGCCCCTGGCGAGCCCGCGGCGGCTGGCGACAGGCCCCGCCGCGCCCCCCGACGACCCGGTCCTGCGCGCCCTCCTCGAACTGGTGGGCAGCGACCCGGTGCACCCCGACCAGCTCGCCGAGGCGACCCGTGCCGGGGCCGCCGAGATCGCCGTCCGCCTCTGCGCCCTGGAGCTCGGGGGGTGGGTCCGCAGCCTCCCCGGGGGTGGGGTCAGCCGGGTCGGCGGCCGGTGA
- a CDS encoding DUF2277 domain-containing protein, protein MCRSIKTLRGIEPPASADDVHAAALQFVRKVSGYRAPSAANREPFDAAVEAVGAAAQQLLVDLRPGYAASGRRPQRRSSEPT, encoded by the coding sequence ATGTGCCGCAGCATCAAGACGCTGCGCGGGATCGAGCCCCCCGCCAGCGCCGACGACGTGCACGCCGCCGCGCTCCAGTTCGTGCGCAAGGTGAGCGGCTACCGGGCCCCGTCGGCCGCCAACCGCGAGCCCTTCGACGCCGCGGTCGAGGCGGTCGGCGCCGCCGCCCAGCAGCTGCTCGTCGACCTGCGCCCCGGCTACGCCGCCTCCGGGCGCCGGCCGCAGCGTCGCAGCTCCGAGCCCACGTAG
- a CDS encoding YifB family Mg chelatase-like AAA ATPase: protein MTASATCCAVQGVAGVPVTVEADLSNGLPGFTVVGLTDRAIQEARVRVKAAVGNSGLDFPNRKLTVNLAPAELPKEGTGFDLAIAVAVLRCGGRELRLEGTALLGELALDGELRPVAGVLPMARCLRAAGVRRLVVPPGNAAEACLVEGLEVVAPASLRACVEHLDGTTPLPLATPVPAPPALPGGVDLADIRGQATAKRALEIAAAGGHNLLMVGPPGSGKTMLARALASLLPDLIVEEGLEVAAVYSLRGALRDRHAASLRPPFRAPHHSISRAGLVGGGAGLARPGEISLAHRGVLFLDELCEFSRGHLEALRQPLEERTITVARVRGAVVFPASITLVAAANPCPCGHHEDPAQLCSCEPRALTAYRSRLSGPVRDRIDLGVRVPRQAYGQLFDATPEEPSAAARSRVEAARGRQRDREEPAGASLNALLDARRLLRAARPTGAATRLLAAAGERLGLSARGFHRVLRVARTVADLAGEDRVGEDAVAEALRHRGEAGA, encoded by the coding sequence ATGACTGCGAGCGCCACCTGCTGCGCCGTCCAGGGCGTCGCCGGAGTGCCGGTCACGGTCGAGGCCGATCTGAGCAACGGGCTCCCCGGCTTCACCGTGGTGGGCCTCACCGACCGGGCCATCCAGGAGGCGCGGGTGCGGGTGAAGGCGGCGGTCGGCAACTCGGGGCTCGACTTTCCCAACCGGAAGCTGACCGTCAACCTCGCACCCGCCGAGCTCCCCAAGGAGGGCACCGGCTTCGACCTGGCGATCGCGGTCGCGGTGCTTCGCTGCGGCGGCCGCGAGCTCCGCCTCGAGGGCACCGCCCTGCTCGGTGAGCTCGCCCTCGACGGCGAGCTGCGCCCGGTGGCCGGGGTGCTCCCCATGGCCCGCTGCCTGCGCGCCGCCGGGGTGCGCCGGCTGGTGGTGCCGCCGGGGAACGCCGCCGAGGCCTGCCTGGTCGAGGGCCTCGAGGTGGTCGCCCCGGCCTCGCTCCGCGCCTGCGTCGAGCACCTCGACGGCACCACCCCGCTCCCGCTCGCGACCCCCGTGCCGGCCCCGCCCGCGCTCCCGGGCGGGGTCGACCTCGCCGACATCCGCGGGCAGGCCACCGCCAAGCGCGCCCTCGAGATCGCCGCCGCCGGGGGACACAACCTGCTCATGGTCGGCCCACCGGGGTCGGGCAAGACGATGCTCGCCCGCGCCCTCGCCTCGCTGCTCCCCGACCTGATCGTGGAGGAGGGCCTCGAGGTCGCGGCCGTGTACTCGCTGCGCGGGGCGCTGCGCGACCGTCACGCCGCCTCGCTGCGCCCGCCCTTCCGCGCCCCCCACCATTCGATCTCGCGGGCCGGCCTGGTCGGCGGCGGCGCCGGCCTCGCCCGGCCCGGCGAGATCAGCCTGGCCCATCGCGGCGTGCTGTTTCTCGACGAGCTCTGCGAGTTCTCCCGGGGTCACCTCGAGGCGCTCCGCCAGCCGCTGGAGGAGCGGACCATCACCGTGGCCCGGGTCCGGGGCGCGGTCGTCTTCCCCGCGTCGATCACCCTGGTGGCCGCCGCCAACCCCTGCCCCTGCGGTCACCACGAGGACCCGGCGCAGCTGTGCTCCTGCGAGCCCCGAGCGCTGACCGCGTACCGGTCGCGGCTCAGCGGGCCGGTGCGCGACCGGATCGACCTCGGCGTCCGGGTGCCGCGCCAGGCCTACGGCCAGCTCTTCGACGCCACCCCGGAGGAGCCCTCGGCAGCGGCGCGCAGCCGGGTGGAGGCGGCCCGCGGCCGGCAGCGCGACCGCGAGGAGCCGGCGGGGGCCTCGCTCAACGCGCTGCTCGACGCCCGCCGCCTGCTCCGGGCGGCGCGGCCGACCGGCGCCGCCACCCGGCTGCTCGCCGCCGCCGGCGAGCGGCTGGGGCTCAGCGCCCGTGGCTTCCACCGCGTGCTCCGGGTGGCCCGCACCGTGGCCGACCTCGCCGGCGAGGACCGGGTGGGGGAGGATGCGGTGGCCGAGGCGCTTCGCCATCGCGGCGAGGCGGGGGCGTGA
- the rpsB gene encoding 30S ribosomal protein S2: MPVATLRQLLEAGVHFGHQTSRWNPKMRPYIFAARNGIHIIDLQQTQAMLDEACEFARDLVAGGEKILFVGTKKQAQDTIEEGCKRSGQFYVTHRWMGGMLTNFGVIQRRLRNLADLRAAHERGDFERMGAKEANVNQDELDRLERNFGGMAGMKRLPGALFVVDCRKERLAVTEANKLHIPVIAIADSNVDPEQIQHVIPGNDDAIRAVRLITGLLVDAIVDGQQMLGEREMRERQAAEEAAAEAAAAAARAEAAAANVAGQEAEMAGATAGTEEA, from the coding sequence GTGCCTGTCGCAACCCTGCGCCAGCTCCTGGAGGCCGGAGTCCACTTCGGTCACCAGACGAGCCGGTGGAATCCCAAGATGCGCCCGTACATCTTCGCGGCGCGCAACGGCATTCACATCATCGACCTGCAGCAGACCCAGGCGATGCTGGACGAGGCCTGTGAGTTCGCCCGCGACCTGGTCGCCGGCGGCGAGAAGATCCTGTTCGTGGGCACCAAGAAGCAGGCCCAGGACACCATCGAGGAAGGCTGCAAGCGCAGCGGGCAGTTCTACGTGACCCACCGGTGGATGGGCGGCATGCTCACCAACTTCGGGGTCATCCAGCGCCGCCTCCGCAACCTCGCCGACCTCCGCGCCGCCCATGAGCGTGGCGACTTCGAGCGGATGGGCGCCAAGGAGGCGAACGTCAACCAGGACGAGCTCGACCGCCTGGAGCGCAACTTCGGCGGCATGGCGGGGATGAAGCGTCTCCCCGGAGCCCTCTTCGTGGTCGACTGCCGCAAGGAGCGGCTGGCGGTCACCGAGGCGAACAAGCTGCACATCCCGGTGATCGCGATCGCGGACAGCAATGTCGACCCCGAGCAGATCCAGCACGTGATCCCCGGCAACGACGACGCCATCCGCGCGGTGCGGCTGATCACCGGGCTGCTGGTCGACGCCATCGTCGACGGCCAGCAGATGCTCGGCGAGCGCGAGATGCGCGAGCGCCAGGCCGCCGAGGAGGCGGCCGCCGAGGCCGCGGCGGCGGCGGCGCGTGCCGAGGCGGCGGCGGCCAACGTCGCCGGCCAGGAGGCCGAGATGGCGGGCGCGACCGCAGGCACGGAGGAGGCGTAG
- the hslU gene encoding ATP-dependent protease ATPase subunit HslU — MSDTRPGGAPAHVPDGEAPLTPAARGEREGAEPADTNLPGGVAPAGTPAPTTPGGDAAAAEPAAETPPGVDELRPAQIVSRLDEFIIGQDSAKRAVAVALRNRLRRQRLPEAMRAEVIPKNILMIGPTGVGKTEIARRLARLTRSPFIKVEATKFTEVGYVGRDVEAIIRDLLEQTITEVHNDRVAEVEGSARDTAEERILDALLDADAREALEGTKSGRGTRARPATGTPTAPPAPPAAEVEAAAGAATEAGAAIEAGAATETGVAPEAPAPAAGDGDGDGEAAPDGETGPDGETARRRRRLQRRRLRQRLRARQLEDRVVEIEVEEPYQPMVENVSGAGFEDMGATLADFLSQLAPPRKRMKRMTVADARTALVDEETDRLIDMDRVYDEAIRSVEDSGIVFIDEVDKIAGQGSEHGPDVSGEGVQRDLLPVLEGSTVHTRYGAVHTDHILFIAAGAFTMSRPSDLIPEFQGRFPIRVELKPLNEADLARILVEPSNSLTKQYTALLGTEGVTLEFSADGLQELAHQAAQVNQQDENIGARRLFTILEKVLEDVSFRADEFAGQTVTVDAAMVRARLGDLVRNEDLRRYVL, encoded by the coding sequence ATGAGCGACACCCGCCCCGGTGGCGCCCCCGCCCACGTTCCCGACGGAGAGGCACCCCTGACCCCCGCCGCCCGTGGCGAGCGCGAGGGCGCCGAGCCCGCCGACACGAATCTGCCCGGGGGCGTCGCGCCCGCCGGCACGCCTGCGCCCACCACCCCGGGCGGTGACGCCGCCGCGGCCGAGCCGGCCGCGGAGACCCCACCCGGCGTCGACGAGCTGCGCCCGGCGCAGATCGTCAGCCGCCTCGACGAGTTCATCATCGGCCAGGACAGCGCCAAGCGCGCCGTCGCCGTCGCCCTCCGCAATCGCCTGCGCCGCCAGCGCCTCCCCGAGGCGATGCGCGCGGAGGTGATCCCCAAGAACATCCTGATGATCGGCCCCACCGGGGTGGGGAAGACGGAGATCGCCCGCCGGCTCGCCCGGCTCACCCGCTCCCCCTTCATCAAGGTGGAGGCGACCAAGTTCACCGAGGTGGGCTACGTCGGCCGTGACGTCGAGGCGATCATCCGCGACCTGCTCGAGCAGACCATCACCGAGGTCCACAACGACCGCGTCGCCGAGGTCGAGGGCAGCGCCCGGGACACCGCAGAGGAGCGCATCCTCGACGCCCTCCTCGACGCCGACGCCCGCGAGGCCCTGGAGGGCACCAAGTCCGGCAGGGGCACCCGCGCCAGGCCCGCCACCGGCACCCCGACCGCACCGCCGGCTCCGCCGGCCGCCGAGGTCGAGGCCGCGGCCGGGGCCGCCACCGAGGCAGGGGCCGCCATCGAGGCCGGGGCTGCCACCGAGACCGGGGTCGCTCCCGAGGCCCCGGCTCCGGCCGCCGGCGACGGCGACGGCGACGGCGAGGCGGCGCCCGACGGCGAGACCGGCCCGGACGGAGAGACCGCGCGCCGCCGCCGCCGGCTGCAGCGCCGCCGCCTGCGCCAGCGGCTGCGCGCCCGCCAGCTCGAGGACCGGGTGGTCGAGATCGAGGTGGAGGAGCCGTACCAGCCGATGGTCGAGAACGTCTCCGGCGCCGGCTTCGAGGACATGGGCGCGACCCTCGCCGACTTCCTCTCCCAGCTCGCCCCGCCCCGCAAGCGGATGAAGCGGATGACCGTCGCCGACGCGCGGACCGCCCTCGTCGACGAGGAGACCGATCGCCTCATCGACATGGACCGGGTCTACGACGAGGCCATCCGCTCGGTCGAGGACAGCGGCATCGTCTTCATCGACGAGGTCGACAAGATCGCCGGCCAGGGCTCGGAGCACGGCCCCGACGTCAGCGGTGAGGGGGTCCAGCGCGACCTCCTCCCGGTGCTCGAGGGCTCGACGGTGCACACCCGATACGGCGCCGTCCACACCGACCACATCCTCTTCATCGCCGCCGGCGCCTTCACCATGTCCCGGCCGAGCGACCTGATCCCCGAGTTCCAGGGCCGCTTCCCGATCCGCGTCGAGCTGAAGCCGCTCAACGAGGCCGACCTTGCGCGGATCCTGGTCGAGCCCAGCAACTCCCTGACCAAGCAGTACACCGCCCTGCTCGGCACCGAGGGGGTCACCCTCGAGTTCAGCGCCGACGGCCTCCAGGAGCTCGCCCACCAGGCCGCCCAGGTGAACCAGCAGGACGAGAACATCGGCGCCCGCCGGCTCTTCACCATCCTCGAGAAGGTGCTGGAGGACGTCTCCTTCCGCGCCGACGAGTTCGCCGGCCAGACAGTCACGGTCGACGCCGCCATGGTCCGGGCCAGGCTGGGCGACCTGGTCAGGAACGAGGATCTGCGGCGCTACGTGCTGTAA
- the topA gene encoding type I DNA topoisomerase gives MANRLIIVESPSKARTLGKFLGSGYTIKASMGHVRDLPKSKLGVDLEKGFAPQYEVTKEAQIKELRAAAKGAIEVILASDPDREGEAIAWHLAEALRLKDPQRVVFHEITRAAVEAALLAPRLIDRDLVAAQEARRVIDRLVGYQLSPFLWKKVRTGLSAGRVQSVAVRLVVDRENEIDAFVPEEWWTVEAQLATDQGATVIARLYAQRGDATLAEGEEEEVSGKAADPGDTKLRLPDEAAALKVLAALGVDAEGQPGAGVPPFEVAKVTARESTRSAPNPYTTSTMQQDASTRLRMAPKKSMQIAQGLYEGIELGSEGPVGLITYMRTDSTRISDSARAAAHAHIESAYGKQYVGRGTPRVSKAKAPAVAAQDAHEAIRPTDPERTPDSVATHLTAPQLKLYDLIWRRFVASQMAPAKFDTTRVDINAGDYVFRANGSVLRFDGFTRVLRRDDDQKDRSLPALVEGALLALQQLTREGHVTQPPPRYTEASLIKEMEERGIGRPSTYAPTVDVIQERKYVRQEERRLHPTELGKTVDGVLRSQFPAIVDVTFTADLEKRLDGVEDGHAGFEATIREWYTPFADTLEKAENNLERVRIPTKDTGEECPECEEGRLVVREGRFGEFVGCSRYPECKYIKKDGPAPEPTGEPCPDCGRPLVVRQGKRGPFTGCSGYPDCKYLRDEAAKPAGAEGDAAPEELGACPECGKRLARKSGRRGPFVGCSNYPDCKYIQPRASGEQGGRPAAQPTGENCPDCGKPLVTRMGRRGPFVGCSGYPKCRHIKGDAPPDGVPANGTSGDGAAPAAAAPVAPVVLDPELGACPDCERPLVRRQGRFGPFVSCSGYPNCKYRPPKATAARSAAG, from the coding sequence ATGGCCAACCGCCTCATCATCGTCGAGTCACCGAGCAAGGCGCGCACCCTCGGCAAGTTCCTCGGCTCCGGCTACACCATCAAGGCGTCGATGGGGCACGTCCGCGACCTGCCGAAGTCGAAGCTCGGCGTCGACCTCGAGAAGGGATTCGCGCCCCAGTACGAGGTCACCAAGGAGGCGCAGATCAAGGAGCTGCGCGCCGCGGCCAAGGGCGCCATCGAGGTGATCCTCGCCTCCGACCCCGATCGCGAGGGCGAGGCCATCGCCTGGCACCTCGCCGAGGCGCTCCGCCTCAAGGACCCTCAGCGCGTGGTCTTCCACGAGATCACCCGCGCGGCGGTCGAGGCGGCGCTGCTCGCCCCCCGCCTGATCGACCGTGACCTGGTCGCCGCCCAGGAGGCGCGCCGGGTCATCGACCGCCTGGTCGGCTACCAGCTCAGCCCCTTCCTCTGGAAGAAGGTGCGCACCGGACTGAGCGCCGGGCGGGTGCAGTCGGTCGCGGTGCGGCTGGTCGTCGACCGCGAGAACGAGATCGACGCCTTCGTCCCCGAGGAGTGGTGGACGGTGGAGGCCCAGCTGGCCACCGACCAGGGGGCAACCGTCATCGCCCGGCTCTACGCCCAGCGCGGCGACGCCACCCTGGCCGAGGGGGAGGAGGAGGAGGTCTCCGGCAAGGCCGCCGACCCTGGGGACACCAAGCTCCGCCTGCCCGACGAGGCGGCGGCGCTGAAGGTGCTGGCCGCCCTCGGCGTCGACGCGGAGGGCCAACCCGGTGCCGGTGTGCCGCCCTTCGAGGTCGCCAAGGTCACCGCCCGCGAGTCCACGCGATCGGCGCCCAATCCCTACACCACCAGCACGATGCAGCAGGACGCCAGCACCCGGCTGCGGATGGCGCCGAAGAAGAGCATGCAGATCGCCCAGGGTCTCTACGAGGGGATCGAGCTGGGCAGCGAGGGCCCGGTCGGCCTGATCACCTACATGCGCACCGACTCGACGCGGATCAGCGACAGCGCACGTGCCGCCGCCCACGCCCACATCGAGTCGGCCTACGGGAAGCAGTACGTGGGCCGGGGCACCCCCAGGGTGTCGAAGGCCAAGGCGCCGGCGGTGGCCGCCCAGGACGCGCACGAGGCGATCCGTCCCACCGACCCCGAGCGCACCCCGGACTCGGTCGCGACCCACCTGACCGCTCCCCAGCTCAAGCTCTACGACCTGATCTGGCGCCGCTTCGTGGCCAGCCAGATGGCCCCGGCGAAGTTCGACACCACCCGCGTCGACATCAACGCGGGCGACTACGTCTTCCGCGCCAACGGGTCGGTGCTCCGCTTCGACGGCTTCACCCGGGTGCTGCGCCGCGACGACGACCAGAAGGATCGGAGCCTCCCGGCGCTCGTCGAGGGCGCCCTGCTGGCGCTGCAGCAGCTGACCCGCGAGGGCCACGTCACCCAGCCGCCCCCCCGCTACACCGAGGCCTCGCTGATCAAGGAGATGGAGGAGCGCGGCATCGGCCGGCCCTCCACCTATGCGCCCACGGTCGACGTCATCCAGGAGCGCAAGTACGTGCGCCAGGAGGAGCGGCGGCTGCATCCCACCGAGCTCGGCAAGACCGTCGACGGCGTGCTCCGCAGCCAGTTCCCCGCGATCGTCGACGTCACCTTCACCGCCGACCTGGAGAAGCGGCTCGACGGGGTCGAGGACGGGCACGCCGGCTTCGAGGCGACGATCCGCGAATGGTACACGCCCTTCGCCGACACCCTGGAGAAGGCCGAGAACAACCTCGAGCGGGTGAGGATCCCCACCAAGGACACCGGCGAGGAGTGCCCGGAGTGCGAGGAGGGCCGGCTGGTGGTCCGCGAGGGCCGCTTCGGCGAGTTCGTGGGCTGCTCCCGCTACCCCGAGTGCAAGTACATCAAGAAGGACGGGCCCGCGCCCGAGCCCACCGGCGAGCCCTGCCCCGACTGCGGGCGTCCGCTGGTGGTGCGCCAGGGCAAGCGCGGGCCGTTCACCGGCTGCTCCGGCTATCCCGACTGCAAGTACCTGCGCGACGAGGCGGCCAAGCCCGCCGGCGCCGAGGGCGACGCGGCCCCCGAGGAGCTCGGCGCCTGCCCGGAGTGCGGGAAGCGACTGGCCCGCAAGAGCGGCCGACGCGGGCCGTTCGTGGGGTGCTCCAACTACCCCGACTGCAAGTACATCCAGCCGCGCGCGAGCGGCGAGCAGGGCGGCCGTCCCGCGGCCCAGCCGACCGGCGAGAACTGCCCCGACTGCGGCAAGCCGCTGGTCACCCGGATGGGCCGGCGAGGACCCTTCGTGGGCTGCTCCGGATACCCGAAGTGCCGTCACATCAAGGGCGACGCCCCCCCCGATGGAGTGCCCGCCAACGGCACCTCGGGCGACGGCGCCGCTCCCGCGGCCGCGGCACCGGTCGCGCCGGTGGTGCTCGACCCCGAGCTCGGCGCCTGCCCCGACTGCGAGCGTCCCCTGGTCCGCCGCCAGGGCCGCTTCGGCCCGTTCGTGAGCTGCTCCGGCTACCCGAACTGCAAATACCGACCGCCCAAGGCCACGGCGGCACGCTCCGCCGCCGGGTGA